AAGCTGAGGCTGAAGCCGGAGAAGGAGCACAAGTCGGAGAGCTACCATGACCTGCAGCAATTGGAATTCAGTCCTCTGCTCTTCAGCTCGCTCGAGCATTACTTGCCGCCGAACATGCTCAATGTGCCGCGCGAGCTCAAGCTCCGGTACATGAGGGACATTCTGCTCCGGTACACCACCGAAGGCGAGCGCGCTCGTGTAAGAAATTAccattctctccctctctgttTCTCCTTTCTTTCTCTGTTTCGATACATGATCTggcttttgattttgaattgtGGATGTTTTGGGAATTCAtcgtttttcaatttcttgTATTGGATTGTGTGAAATGAGCAGGCTCGGCTCTAATCGGCTCTAATCGCAGTCGATTGCGATAGGCATTGGATTCAGGACTCGATTAGTGTGtggattttgtgtggattGTTCATATTTGTTGTGGATTGTTCATATTTGTGTGGATTTTGCTGTGGAATCTGTCGGTATGTATGGCCGATTGGGAATTGTGTTTAATTTGGAGCACGATGAGAAATTTGTACTGGCTAATATAGGCAATGTAGCATCATTTTGGTCTTGATAGCTGTTTTCTTTCCAAATGAACAGATTCAGCGGCATAGGGAATACCGAGAGAGGATCACATCAAACTATCAGGTTCGTGTCATTGAAGATGCCTGACTGAAAGATTTTATCATAGTATTTACATGTGTTTGACTACTTCGGCAATTTAGGATTTCAGAGTTTGTATATAATCCATGTAAGCAACAATTTCCGTTTTCTTATTGTTTTCCAGTCTCTACATGAGGAATTATACACTATGCAAGCTGAAGAATTTTTTGTCCCTTCATTTCTCAATGCCATCAAGGAGGGTACGGAGGACAGTCTTAGAAGTGTAATGACAGAACCCTCCCCTGGAATCTTCACTTTTGAAATGTTTCAGCCGCATTTCTGTGAATTGTTAGTATCCGAGGTATCATTTTGGATTAGGAGTTTATCGTTCCTGTATATACTATCTTTTCCTTGTTTGCTTActtgattctgatttcttaGGTTGAGAATTTTGAAAGGTGGGTCCACAAGACAAAGTTTGAAATCATGCGACCAAACACAATGAACAAATTTGGTGCTGTTCTTGACGACTTTGGATTTGAAAGTATGCTTGACAAGTTGGTGGAAGAGTTTATACGTCCTATGTCTAGAGgtaattttttcaaaattcTTATGAGGCTATATATAAATCTGGAATTACATTAAAGTTTTGAACTAATGATGTACTCTTTCTTCTGGGGTGGAAATATTATGCAGTTCTCTTTCCCGAAGTTGGTGGAGCCACATTGGATTCACATCATGGTTTTGTAGTTGAATATGGAATGGATAGGGA
This is a stretch of genomic DNA from Argentina anserina chromosome 4, drPotAnse1.1, whole genome shotgun sequence. It encodes these proteins:
- the LOC126792581 gene encoding 2-oxoglutarate and iron-dependent oxygenase domain-containing protein CP2-like isoform X1, translating into MDGSVDGSKPPPQTANGNGVVSKTKLRLKPEKEHKSESYHDLQQLEFSPLLFSSLEHYLPPNMLNVPRELKLRYMRDILLRYTTEGERARIQRHREYRERITSNYQSLHEELYTMQAEEFFVPSFLNAIKEGTEDSLRSVMTEPSPGIFTFEMFQPHFCELLVSEVENFERWVHKTKFEIMRPNTMNKFGAVLDDFGFESMLDKLVEEFIRPMSRVLFPEVGGATLDSHHGFVVEYGMDRDVELGFHVDDSEVTLNLCLGKQFIGGELYFRGVRCDKHVNSETLSEDVQFFIVVATDMVLEVQYVGNGPTYYYGAEVLSLESLRNIRKIVLAGADTAIERRKNDSVNQLLLPNWNYLTKMDFRAVRHATFACEVVNLQNLIFCLNM
- the LOC126792581 gene encoding 2-oxoglutarate and iron-dependent oxygenase domain-containing protein CP2-like isoform X2, with product MDGSVDGSKPPPQTANGNGVVSKTKLRLKPEKEHKSESYHDLQQLEFSPLLFSSLEHYLPPNMLNVPRELKLRYMRDILLRYTTEGERARIQRHREYRERITSNYQSLHEELYTMQAEEFFVPSFLNAIKEGTEDSLRSVMTEPSPGIFTFEMFQPHFCELLVSEVENFERWVHKTKFEIMRPNTMNKFGAVLDDFGFESMLDKLVEEFIRPMSRVLFPEVGGATLDSHHGFVVEYGMDRDVELGFHVDDSEVTLNLCLGKQFIGGELYFRGVRCDKHVNSETLSEEVFDYPHVPGRAVLHRGRHRHGARGTICGQRANLLLWCRSSVFRELKKYQKDCSSWCGHCHREKKERQRQSVAATKLELLNKDGF